A genomic window from Rhizobium sp. EC-SD404 includes:
- a CDS encoding TfoX/Sxy family protein — translation MDQVDIEEFFAPIGPVRVRSMFGGKGIYADGRIIALEVNGDLLLKADADSAPRFAEAGATQWVYAGRPGRKSVAMPYWSVPEDALDDLDARVEWLGLAIEAAERSERAKRRRPPRR, via the coding sequence ATGGATCAGGTCGATATCGAGGAATTCTTCGCGCCGATCGGCCCGGTGCGGGTTCGATCGATGTTCGGCGGCAAGGGCATCTATGCCGATGGCCGCATTATCGCGCTTGAGGTGAACGGCGACCTGTTGCTGAAAGCCGATGCCGACAGCGCGCCTCGGTTTGCGGAAGCGGGCGCCACGCAATGGGTCTATGCGGGACGTCCGGGCCGAAAATCCGTCGCCATGCCCTATTGGTCGGTGCCGGAAGATGCGCTCGACGACCTCGATGCCCGGGTTGAATGGCTCGGCCTTGCGATCGAGGCGGCTGAGCGCTCGGAACGCGCGAAGCGGCGGCGCCCACCGCGGCGATAG
- a CDS encoding DUF2256 domain-containing protein, whose amino-acid sequence MAKMRKKSDLPEKPCQACGRPMVWRKSWAKTWDEVRYCSERCRRNRPTDAKLALRP is encoded by the coding sequence ATGGCGAAGATGCGCAAGAAATCCGACCTGCCGGAAAAGCCCTGCCAGGCCTGCGGCCGGCCCATGGTCTGGCGCAAGAGCTGGGCAAAGACCTGGGACGAGGTTCGCTACTGTTCCGAACGCTGCCGGCGCAACCGGCCAACGGACGCCAAGCTGGCCCTCAGGCCTTGA
- a CDS encoding molybdopterin-binding/glycosyltransferase family 2 protein: MRFAELPIDEAEDALLAHSVKQGEVRLRKGHRLTAQDIADLEAAGVSTVFAVTLDAGDEPEDAAAARLGAALHADNVTIGEATTGRVNIFAAAAGLFRVEAPAVDALNRVDPAITFACLKDRSPVNAGDMVATIKIIPLAVAGPALAEATMAIAHAGLIGVTPFRAAKVSLIATTLPSVKPSVMDKTRGLLEARLRPSGSTLLGEKRVPHEIGAVAAALRETVDAADILIVFGASAVADPHDVIPEAIRQAGGVVEAVGMPVDPGNLLVLGEIAGKPVIGAPGCARSPKENGFDWVLARILAGETVTRANIAGMGVGGLLTEIASRPQPRIPRPEASLPTVGGVLLAAGKASRMGIDGAHKLLAEFDGEALVRRTARAGLDAGLTPLIAVTGHRAGEVEAALAGLDLTTLNNTAFASGMASSLKAGIAALGGEVDGAVILLADMPGIGPGEIGTLVDAFQHAGGEAIVRAASGEKRGNPVILPRSTFDAVLALEGDVGARQIVETSGLQIIDVDIGQAAQLDVDTPEAVAAAGGMLKA, from the coding sequence ATGCGTTTTGCTGAACTGCCCATCGACGAGGCCGAAGATGCGCTTCTCGCCCATTCGGTGAAGCAGGGTGAGGTGCGGCTGCGCAAGGGCCACCGGCTGACGGCGCAGGATATTGCAGACCTCGAAGCAGCCGGCGTTTCAACGGTCTTTGCGGTGACGCTCGATGCCGGCGACGAACCGGAGGACGCGGCTGCGGCACGGCTCGGAGCAGCGCTTCACGCCGACAATGTGACCATCGGCGAGGCGACGACGGGACGCGTCAACATCTTTGCCGCGGCTGCCGGGCTCTTCCGGGTCGAGGCGCCGGCCGTCGATGCGCTGAACCGGGTCGATCCGGCCATCACCTTCGCTTGTCTGAAGGACCGCAGCCCGGTGAATGCCGGCGACATGGTCGCGACGATCAAGATCATTCCGCTTGCCGTTGCCGGGCCGGCGCTCGCCGAAGCGACGATGGCGATCGCCCATGCCGGATTGATCGGGGTGACGCCGTTCCGCGCTGCCAAGGTGAGTCTCATCGCAACCACGCTGCCGAGCGTGAAGCCAAGCGTGATGGACAAGACGCGGGGCTTGCTCGAAGCGCGACTGAGGCCATCCGGCAGCACGCTTCTTGGTGAAAAACGCGTACCGCATGAAATCGGCGCAGTCGCCGCTGCTCTCCGCGAGACGGTGGACGCTGCCGATATTCTCATCGTGTTCGGTGCTTCGGCCGTCGCGGATCCTCACGATGTGATCCCCGAGGCGATCCGGCAGGCCGGAGGTGTCGTCGAGGCTGTCGGCATGCCGGTCGATCCCGGCAATCTGTTGGTCCTGGGTGAGATTGCGGGCAAGCCGGTGATCGGTGCGCCGGGCTGCGCGCGCAGCCCCAAGGAAAACGGTTTCGACTGGGTTCTGGCGCGCATTCTCGCGGGCGAGACCGTGACGCGTGCGAATATCGCCGGGATGGGCGTCGGGGGTCTGCTGACGGAGATCGCGAGCAGGCCGCAGCCGCGGATCCCACGGCCCGAGGCGTCGCTGCCGACGGTCGGTGGCGTTCTGCTTGCGGCCGGCAAGGCAAGCCGCATGGGCATCGACGGGGCGCACAAGCTTCTGGCGGAATTCGACGGCGAAGCGCTCGTGCGGCGCACGGCGCGGGCGGGACTCGATGCCGGCCTGACGCCGCTGATCGCCGTGACCGGCCACCGCGCCGGCGAGGTGGAGGCGGCACTCGCCGGCCTCGATCTGACAACGCTCAACAACACGGCATTCGCGAGCGGCATGGCGTCCTCGCTGAAGGCCGGGATCGCTGCGCTCGGCGGCGAGGTAGATGGCGCCGTCATCCTTTTGGCAGACATGCCGGGGATAGGCCCCGGCGAAATCGGCACGCTCGTCGATGCTTTTCAGCACGCCGGCGGCGAAGCGATCGTGCGGGCGGCGAGCGGCGAAAAGCGGGGAAACCCCGTCATACTTCCACGCTCGACCTTCGATGCCGTTCTGGCGCTCGAAGGCGATGTGGGTGCGCGCCAGATCGTGGAGACGAGCGGACTTCAGATCATCGATGTCGATATCGGGCAGGCGGCGCAGCTTGATGTCGATACGCCGGAAGCGGTCGCCGCCGCCGGTGGCATGCTCAAGGCCTGA
- a CDS encoding XdhC family protein, whose amino-acid sequence MEQTLLQDLNAERQARRAVIRLTALDGSDDRLVREGETIEGPLESIVEAAFRRGTSRIEEVDGTSYFLNVHVPPPRIVVIGAVHISQALAPMAAIAGYDLTIIDPRTAFATPERFGGTALFADWPEDALKDAPLDRYTALVAVTHDPKIDDYPIQAALEAGCFYVGALGSRKTHGKRLERLDEAGVSEDVAARIKAPIGLDIGAASPGEIAVAILGEIIESLRRRPIVGPSGSTGG is encoded by the coding sequence GTGGAACAGACACTTCTGCAGGATTTGAACGCGGAACGGCAGGCGCGCCGCGCCGTGATCCGTCTGACGGCACTGGACGGTTCCGACGACCGGCTCGTTCGCGAAGGCGAGACGATCGAAGGGCCACTGGAATCGATCGTGGAAGCCGCATTCCGGCGCGGAACGTCGCGCATCGAGGAGGTGGACGGCACGAGCTACTTCCTCAACGTGCATGTACCGCCGCCGCGCATCGTGGTGATCGGCGCAGTCCACATCAGCCAGGCGCTGGCGCCCATGGCTGCGATCGCCGGCTACGATCTGACGATCATCGATCCGCGCACGGCCTTCGCGACGCCGGAGCGTTTCGGAGGCACAGCGCTCTTTGCCGATTGGCCTGAGGACGCGCTGAAGGATGCGCCGCTCGATCGGTATACGGCGCTCGTCGCCGTCACGCACGATCCGAAGATCGACGATTATCCGATCCAGGCGGCGCTCGAAGCCGGCTGCTTCTATGTGGGTGCGCTCGGGAGCCGGAAAACGCACGGCAAACGTCTGGAGCGTCTGGACGAGGCGGGTGTGAGCGAGGATGTGGCTGCCCGCATCAAGGCGCCGATCGGGCTCGACATCGGTGCGGCGAGCCCCGGCGAGATCGCCGTGGCAATCCTCGGCGAGATTATCGAAAGCCTGCGCCGGCGGCCAATCGTGGGGCCTTCCGGATCAACGGGCGGATGA
- a CDS encoding XdhC family protein → MTTQSIELAAVPSAVLADDPLVIAEGWAKEGRSVAVATVVETWGSAPRPVGSHLVIDGEGNFEGSVSGGCVEGAVVSEALDVISAGAPRMLEFGVADETAWRVGLSCGGRIRVYVEKLG, encoded by the coding sequence ATGACGACGCAATCCATAGAACTAGCTGCAGTGCCGTCCGCCGTGCTCGCCGACGATCCGCTGGTGATCGCCGAGGGCTGGGCGAAAGAGGGGCGTTCGGTTGCCGTAGCGACGGTTGTCGAAACATGGGGCTCCGCGCCACGCCCGGTGGGAAGCCATCTGGTGATCGATGGCGAAGGCAACTTCGAAGGATCGGTGTCCGGCGGTTGCGTCGAGGGTGCGGTCGTCTCCGAAGCTCTGGACGTGATTTCCGCGGGCGCGCCGCGCATGCTGGAATTCGGCGTTGCCGACGAGACCGCATGGCGCGTCGGTCTTTCCTGCGGCGGACGCATTCGCGTTTATGTCGAGAAATTGGGCTGA
- a CDS encoding VWA domain-containing protein translates to MVTDNETMKPDTTGAFDGRLADNIVFFARTLRKAGMRVGPAAVTDAIEAVKTAGVGDRDDFYWVLHSVLVNRHEDHVIFDEAFRLYWRSRDLVEKMIAMFSPVAPDTRERQKLKAGETRVSQALFEGHEKARPPEEKPEIEVDARFSSSGNEVLRKTDFAQMTAPEIARAKKALGDLVLPDDRVVTRRFRPTHRPGRIDPRATMRGALRSGGELILPAYRARREVHPPLVVLADISGSMSQYTRIFLHFLHVLTERRRRVHTFLFGTRLTNVTRQMRHKDPDEALAECADAVKDWQGGTRIATTLAEFNRLWGRRVLGQGAVVLIITDGLERDGTEDLSREMDRLHRSCRRLIWLNPLLRFDGFEPRARGVQAMLPHVDEFRAVHNLDAITGLVAALGAGKSRDADPRRFMTARRSAAA, encoded by the coding sequence ATGGTCACCGACAACGAGACCATGAAGCCGGACACGACGGGCGCCTTCGACGGTCGGCTTGCGGACAATATCGTCTTCTTCGCGCGCACGTTGCGCAAGGCCGGCATGCGCGTCGGGCCGGCGGCGGTGACCGATGCGATCGAGGCGGTGAAGACGGCCGGCGTCGGCGATCGCGACGATTTCTACTGGGTGCTGCATTCGGTGCTGGTCAACCGGCACGAGGATCATGTGATCTTCGACGAGGCCTTCCGGCTCTATTGGCGGTCGCGCGACCTCGTCGAGAAGATGATCGCGATGTTCTCCCCGGTCGCCCCCGACACGCGCGAGCGCCAGAAACTCAAGGCCGGCGAAACCCGCGTTTCGCAGGCATTGTTCGAGGGGCACGAGAAGGCCCGCCCACCGGAAGAAAAACCCGAAATCGAGGTGGATGCGCGCTTCTCCTCGTCCGGCAACGAGGTGTTGCGCAAGACCGATTTCGCGCAGATGACAGCGCCGGAAATCGCGCGCGCCAAGAAGGCGCTCGGCGACCTCGTGCTGCCCGACGACCGGGTGGTGACGCGGCGGTTCCGGCCGACGCACCGGCCGGGGCGGATCGATCCGCGCGCCACCATGCGGGGCGCGTTGCGCAGCGGCGGCGAACTGATCCTGCCGGCCTACCGGGCGCGGCGCGAGGTGCATCCGCCGCTCGTGGTTCTCGCCGATATTTCTGGATCGATGAGCCAGTACACAAGGATATTCCTGCATTTCCTTCACGTGCTGACGGAGCGCCGCCGGCGGGTCCACACCTTTCTCTTCGGCACGCGGCTGACGAATGTGACGCGGCAGATGCGCCACAAGGACCCCGACGAGGCGCTGGCGGAATGCGCGGACGCCGTGAAGGACTGGCAGGGCGGGACGCGGATCGCGACGACGCTTGCCGAATTCAACCGGCTGTGGGGCCGGCGCGTGCTCGGCCAGGGTGCGGTGGTGCTGATCATCACCGACGGGCTGGAGCGCGACGGCACCGAAGATCTTTCCCGCGAGATGGACAGGCTTCACCGATCCTGCCGGCGGTTGATCTGGCTTAATCCGCTTCTGCGCTTCGACGGGTTCGAACCGCGCGCCCGCGGCGTGCAGGCGATGCTGCCGCATGTGGACGAATTCCGCGCGGTGCATAATCTGGATGCGATCACCGGGCTGGTGGCAGCGCTTGGTGCCGGAAAAAGCCGCGATGCCGACCCGAGGCGCTTCATGACCGCAAGGCGATCCGCCGCGGCCTGA
- a CDS encoding MoxR family ATPase, with product MSDAIAIPASIDDTLTLLNANDYVAGRDLATVVFLALKMKRPLFLEGEAGVGKTEIAKVLAKGLDRPLIRLQCYEGLDVASAVYEWNYPAQMLEIRMAEATGGTDRSAIEKGIFSDKFLIRRPVLQALEAKDGRAPVFLIDELDRTDEAFEAFLLEVLSDYQVTIPEIGTIKADEPPIVIITTNRTREIHDALKRRCLYHWVDYPNAERELEIVRRKVPNCNADLSRQVVAYVQKLRTIDLFKNPGVAETIDWASALTELDRMALDPQTVSDTLGTLLKYQEDIARIGTGEGRKILDEVKAGLAAAE from the coding sequence ATGTCTGACGCAATCGCCATTCCCGCATCAATCGACGACACGCTGACGCTTCTCAACGCCAACGACTACGTGGCCGGGCGCGATCTGGCGACGGTGGTGTTCCTGGCGCTGAAGATGAAGCGACCGCTGTTCCTGGAAGGCGAGGCGGGCGTCGGCAAGACGGAAATCGCCAAGGTGCTGGCCAAGGGCCTCGATCGGCCGTTGATCCGGCTGCAGTGCTACGAAGGCCTCGATGTCGCGTCGGCGGTCTACGAGTGGAACTATCCGGCGCAAATGCTCGAGATCCGCATGGCGGAAGCGACGGGCGGCACCGACCGCAGTGCGATCGAGAAGGGCATCTTCTCCGACAAGTTCCTGATCCGGCGTCCCGTGCTGCAAGCGCTGGAAGCCAAGGATGGCCGCGCGCCGGTGTTCCTCATCGACGAGCTCGACCGGACCGACGAGGCGTTCGAGGCGTTTCTGCTCGAAGTGCTTTCCGACTATCAGGTGACGATCCCGGAGATCGGCACGATCAAGGCGGATGAGCCGCCGATCGTGATCATCACGACGAACCGGACGCGCGAAATCCACGACGCACTGAAACGCCGGTGTCTCTATCATTGGGTCGATTACCCCAATGCCGAGCGCGAGCTCGAGATCGTGCGGCGGAAGGTGCCGAACTGCAATGCGGATCTGTCGCGTCAGGTGGTGGCCTATGTGCAGAAGCTGCGCACTATCGATCTCTTCAAGAACCCGGGTGTGGCCGAGACGATCGATTGGGCGAGCGCGCTGACCGAGCTCGACCGCATGGCACTCGACCCGCAGACCGTGTCCGATACGCTCGGCACGCTTTTGAAATACCAGGAAGACATCGCGCGGATCGGAACGGGCGAAGGCCGCAAGATCCTCGACGAGGTAAAGGCGGGCCTGGCCGCAGCGGAGTGA
- a CDS encoding flavin reductase, with protein sequence MLHKQSITPEDYREAMSRFAGHVHVVTAELDGIRRGMTATACCSVSDAPPTVLVCINRTNPRNETFFNAGSFAINTLAIDHVPVANAFSGFADMTDEERFSVGAWDTITTGAPTLADARAVFDCRVLELKPMSTHMVVFGQVVGLRLGEHRPALIYLDRNYRDL encoded by the coding sequence GTGCTTCACAAGCAGTCGATCACGCCCGAAGACTATCGCGAAGCCATGAGCCGGTTCGCCGGGCATGTGCATGTGGTGACGGCGGAACTCGACGGCATCAGACGGGGCATGACGGCAACGGCGTGCTGCTCGGTTTCCGATGCGCCGCCCACGGTGCTGGTCTGCATCAACCGCACGAACCCGCGCAACGAGACGTTTTTCAATGCCGGCTCTTTCGCGATCAACACGCTGGCGATCGATCATGTGCCGGTCGCCAATGCCTTTTCCGGCTTCGCGGATATGACGGACGAGGAACGGTTTTCGGTTGGCGCGTGGGACACGATCACGACCGGTGCGCCGACGCTTGCCGATGCGCGCGCGGTTTTCGACTGTCGCGTGCTCGAACTAAAGCCCATGTCGACGCATATGGTGGTGTTCGGGCAGGTTGTCGGCTTGAGGCTCGGCGAACACCGACCGGCTCTCATCTATCTCGACCGGAACTACCGGGACCTCTGA
- a CDS encoding ABC transporter substrate-binding protein, with product MKAEFSSFGPALALAAAAWSLPATASAQELRLGLIAPTDGTLAIIGEQAGIALDAFATSHTDLSVTIIDAVEPCSDANAAGAAELMVDSDVDAVIGLFCAETVNQVMPILADADIPAISVSLRAGIVMEDALAGRWPLFRIAPSAEAEATAIAQTIAARWSDEPFALIEDGTIYGRDLAETVRLELEQGGITPSFIDNFRPAEELQFGLVRRLAAAGVSHVFVGGDRADVAIMARDAAQAGLNLTFMGGDALQAADGEAPLPDGVLAMVAERPATDEEAAGAIAAIETLLRERDDLDRRADDAYLLPIYAAAEIAASAKALASSAGSDLAETLRTETFSTAIGPVEFGSDQSDEAPYVLRISQDGRLVPAEDAAPIR from the coding sequence GTGAAAGCCGAGTTCAGCAGTTTTGGTCCGGCACTGGCGCTTGCCGCCGCCGCCTGGTCTCTGCCTGCCACCGCAAGCGCCCAGGAACTGCGTCTCGGGCTGATCGCGCCGACGGATGGCACGCTCGCGATCATCGGCGAACAGGCAGGCATCGCGCTCGATGCCTTTGCCACGTCCCACACCGATCTGTCGGTCACCATCATCGATGCGGTCGAGCCGTGCAGCGACGCGAATGCGGCAGGCGCGGCCGAGCTCATGGTCGATTCCGATGTCGATGCCGTCATCGGCCTCTTCTGTGCCGAGACGGTCAACCAGGTCATGCCTATCCTCGCCGATGCCGACATTCCGGCGATCAGTGTCAGCCTGCGTGCCGGCATCGTCATGGAAGATGCGCTCGCCGGCCGGTGGCCGCTCTTCCGCATCGCGCCTTCCGCCGAAGCAGAAGCGACGGCGATCGCGCAGACCATTGCCGCGCGCTGGTCCGACGAGCCTTTCGCCCTCATCGAGGACGGCACGATCTACGGCCGCGATCTTGCGGAAACCGTGCGGCTCGAACTGGAGCAAGGAGGAATCACGCCGAGCTTCATCGACAATTTTCGCCCTGCCGAGGAGCTGCAGTTCGGCCTCGTCCGGCGGCTCGCCGCTGCCGGCGTCAGCCATGTCTTCGTCGGTGGCGATCGTGCCGACGTCGCCATCATGGCGCGCGATGCCGCTCAGGCTGGCTTGAACCTCACCTTCATGGGCGGCGATGCGCTGCAGGCTGCCGATGGCGAAGCCCCGCTCCCCGACGGCGTGCTGGCGATGGTCGCCGAACGCCCGGCAACCGACGAAGAAGCGGCCGGCGCGATCGCGGCGATCGAAACCCTGCTGCGCGAACGCGACGATCTCGACCGCCGCGCCGACGACGCCTACCTGCTGCCCATCTATGCCGCCGCCGAAATCGCTGCCTCCGCCAAGGCTTTGGCATCGAGCGCGGGATCGGACCTGGCTGAGACACTGCGCACGGAAACCTTCTCGACAGCGATCGGACCGGTCGAGTTCGGCTCCGACCAGTCCGACGAGGCTCCCTACGTGCTGCGCATCTCGCAAGACGGCCGCCTCGTCCCTGCCGAAGACGCGGCACCCATTCGATGA
- a CDS encoding P1 family peptidase yields the protein MMRPGPSNLITDVGGLVVGNAEDDHLKSGVTALLCDEPTVAAVQVLGGAPGTRETDLLEPHNTVETVDALVLSGGSGFGLDAASGVQAWLRERGRGFPVGQHRIPIVPSAILFDLMNGGDKSWGRYPPYRELGYAAAQTAAAEFRLGASGAGTGALTAGLKGGVGSASTVLATGHTVGALVAVNAIGSVTFGEEGHFWAAPFEKNGEFGGRGYPGVMPIEPDRIALKMRDRARPGGNTTIAVIATNATLTKAQAKRLAISAHDGFARAIWPAHTAMDGDLVFALATGQMGAPAVDDFIDLCAAASSTMARAIARGVYAASPAEGDVLPTWRQKFGDAPR from the coding sequence GTGATGCGGCCCGGCCCGAGCAATCTCATCACGGATGTCGGCGGCCTTGTCGTTGGTAACGCCGAAGACGACCACCTTAAATCGGGCGTGACGGCGCTTTTGTGCGACGAGCCGACGGTCGCAGCCGTTCAGGTGCTCGGCGGAGCGCCGGGCACGCGCGAGACCGACCTGCTTGAGCCGCACAATACGGTCGAGACGGTGGACGCGCTCGTTCTTTCAGGCGGGTCCGGTTTCGGCCTGGATGCAGCGTCGGGTGTTCAGGCTTGGCTGCGTGAACGCGGGCGCGGCTTTCCCGTCGGTCAGCACCGCATCCCGATCGTCCCTTCCGCCATACTGTTCGACCTCATGAACGGCGGCGACAAGAGCTGGGGGCGATACCCGCCCTATCGCGAACTGGGCTACGCAGCCGCCCAAACCGCAGCCGCCGAATTCCGTCTCGGTGCGTCGGGTGCGGGAACGGGCGCCCTCACTGCTGGATTGAAGGGGGGTGTTGGCTCGGCATCGACCGTCCTCGCCACTGGCCACACCGTCGGCGCGCTGGTCGCCGTTAATGCGATCGGCTCCGTGACCTTCGGCGAGGAAGGTCATTTCTGGGCTGCCCCCTTCGAAAAGAACGGAGAGTTCGGCGGTCGGGGCTATCCGGGCGTCATGCCGATTGAACCAGACCGGATCGCGCTCAAGATGCGCGACCGGGCACGCCCAGGTGGCAACACGACGATTGCCGTCATCGCCACGAACGCGACGCTCACGAAAGCACAAGCCAAGCGCCTGGCGATTTCCGCCCATGACGGCTTCGCCCGTGCCATCTGGCCAGCTCATACGGCCATGGACGGCGACCTGGTGTTTGCGCTCGCAACCGGCCAAATGGGTGCGCCGGCTGTGGACGACTTCATCGACCTTTGCGCCGCCGCATCATCCACCATGGCCCGCGCCATCGCGCGCGGCGTCTACGCCGCTTCGCCTGCTGAAGGCGACGTCTTGCCCACATGGCGCCAGAAATTCGGGGATGCGCCGCGTTGA
- the rpe gene encoding ribulose-phosphate 3-epimerase, whose product MSAQRPIRIAPSILASDYARLGEEVRDVVQAGADWIHLDVMDGHFVPNISYGPDVIKALRPHTDAVFDCHLMIAPTDPYLEAFAKAGCDIITVHAEAGPHLHRSLQAIRALGKKAGVALNPGTPEHVVEYVLDMVDLILVMSVNPGFGGQKFIPGVVEKCRKLNAMIGDRPIDLEIDGGITPETAPLAASAGVNALVAGSAVFKGDGVEGYRANIDAIRQAAEGAR is encoded by the coding sequence ATGTCCGCCCAGCGCCCGATCCGCATCGCTCCCTCGATCCTCGCGTCCGACTATGCCCGCCTCGGCGAAGAAGTCCGCGATGTGGTCCAGGCCGGCGCCGACTGGATCCATCTGGACGTGATGGATGGCCATTTCGTCCCGAACATTTCTTATGGCCCCGATGTCATCAAGGCGCTGCGGCCCCACACCGATGCGGTCTTCGACTGCCATCTGATGATCGCGCCGACCGACCCCTATCTCGAAGCCTTCGCGAAAGCCGGCTGCGACATCATCACCGTCCATGCCGAGGCCGGTCCGCATCTGCACCGCTCGCTGCAGGCGATCCGCGCGCTCGGCAAGAAGGCCGGCGTCGCGCTCAACCCCGGAACGCCAGAGCATGTCGTCGAATACGTGCTCGACATGGTCGATCTCATACTGGTCATGAGCGTCAATCCGGGCTTCGGCGGCCAGAAATTCATTCCGGGCGTCGTCGAGAAGTGCCGCAAGCTCAATGCCATGATCGGCGACCGACCGATCGATCTCGAGATCGATGGCGGCATCACGCCCGAGACCGCACCGCTCGCCGCGAGCGCCGGCGTCAACGCGCTCGTCGCCGGTTCGGCCGTCTTCAAGGGTGATGGCGTCGAGGGCTACCGCGCCAATATCGACGCCATCCGCCAAGCCGCCGAAGGCGCGCGTTGA
- the purB gene encoding adenylosuccinate lyase, translating into MIPRYSRPDMVAIWSPEQKFRIWFEIEAHACDALAELGVIPKEAAATIWDKGGKAEFDVARIDEIEAVTKHDVIAFLTHLAEFIGPDSRFVHQGMTSSDVLDTTLNIQLVRAADLLLADMDRVLAALKKRAFEHKDTVRIGRSHGIHAEPTTMGLTFARFYAEMARGRDRLVAARAEIATGAISGAVGTFANIDPSVEEHVCAKLGLKPEPISTQIIPRDRHAMFFATLGVIASSIENVAIEIRHMQRTEVLEAEEFFSPGQKGSSAMPHKRNPVLTENLTGLARLVRMSVTPALENVALWHERDISHSSVERAIGPDTTITLDFALNRLAGVVEKLVIYPDNMLKNMNKFRGLIHSQRVLLALTQAGVSREDSYRLVQRNAMKVWEEGKDFLTELLADGEVTAALSEDQIREKFDLGYHTKHVDTIFARVFGEA; encoded by the coding sequence ATGATCCCGCGCTACTCCCGCCCCGACATGGTCGCCATCTGGTCGCCGGAACAGAAGTTCCGCATCTGGTTCGAGATCGAGGCCCATGCCTGTGACGCGCTCGCCGAACTGGGCGTCATCCCGAAGGAAGCCGCCGCAACGATCTGGGACAAAGGTGGCAAGGCCGAGTTCGACGTCGCCCGCATCGATGAAATCGAGGCCGTCACGAAGCACGACGTCATCGCCTTTCTGACGCATCTTGCGGAATTCATCGGGCCGGATTCGCGTTTCGTGCACCAGGGCATGACGTCGTCGGACGTTCTGGACACCACGCTCAACATCCAGCTCGTGCGTGCTGCCGACCTGCTTCTGGCGGACATGGACCGCGTTCTGGCAGCGCTGAAGAAGCGTGCCTTCGAGCACAAGGACACCGTCCGCATCGGCCGCAGCCATGGCATCCATGCCGAGCCGACCACCATGGGCCTGACCTTCGCGCGCTTTTATGCCGAGATGGCGCGCGGCCGCGACCGGCTCGTCGCTGCCCGTGCAGAGATCGCCACCGGCGCAATTTCGGGCGCCGTCGGCACTTTCGCCAATATTGACCCATCGGTCGAAGAACATGTCTGCGCCAAGCTCGGCCTGAAACCCGAACCGATTTCGACGCAGATCATCCCGCGCGACCGCCACGCTATGTTCTTCGCGACGCTCGGCGTCATCGCCTCGTCGATCGAAAACGTCGCCATCGAGATCCGGCACATGCAGCGCACCGAAGTGCTGGAAGCGGAAGAATTCTTCTCGCCCGGCCAGAAGGGCTCGTCGGCCATGCCGCACAAGCGTAATCCTGTGCTTACGGAGAATCTCACCGGTCTCGCCCGTCTCGTACGCATGTCGGTCACGCCTGCGCTCGAAAACGTGGCGCTCTGGCACGAGCGTGACATCAGCCATTCGAGCGTCGAGCGTGCCATTGGGCCGGACACCACGATCACGCTGGACTTCGCACTGAACCGCCTCGCCGGCGTCGTCGAGAAGCTGGTGATCTATCCGGACAACATGTTGAAGAACATGAACAAGTTCCGAGGACTGATCCACTCGCAGCGCGTTCTGCTGGCGCTGACGCAGGCCGGCGTCAGCCGCGAGGATTCCTACCGCCTCGTCCAGCGCAATGCGATGAAGGTCTGGGAGGAAGGCAAGGACTTCCTGACGGAACTCCTCGCCGATGGCGAAGTGACGGCTGCCCTTTCGGAAGACCAGATCCGCGAGAAGTTCGATCTCGGCTATCACACCAAGCATGTGGACACGATCTTCGCCCGTGTCTTCGGCGAGGCCTGA
- a CDS encoding alpha/beta hydrolase, giving the protein MKAAETDILIVPGYTNSGPDHWQTRWQTKLSTARRVEQESWSKPDRAEWTTSMAEAVNAATRPVIIVAHSLGVATAVQAIADYRRPVAGAFLVAPPDVANEAIRPKHLMTFGPYSRDPLPFPSIVVASRNDPFCSYDVAEDIAGAWGSLLVDGGEIGHINAESGHGPWPEGLLVFAKFLQKLSPPAN; this is encoded by the coding sequence ATGAAAGCAGCAGAAACCGACATCCTCATCGTCCCTGGCTACACCAATTCCGGCCCGGACCACTGGCAGACCCGCTGGCAGACGAAGCTCTCCACCGCACGTCGTGTCGAACAGGAATCCTGGTCGAAGCCCGACCGAGCCGAATGGACTACGAGCATGGCGGAGGCCGTGAACGCCGCGACCCGCCCCGTCATCATCGTCGCCCATTCATTGGGCGTGGCAACAGCCGTCCAAGCCATCGCGGACTATCGGCGACCGGTCGCCGGCGCGTTTCTCGTCGCACCGCCCGACGTGGCGAACGAGGCAATCCGCCCCAAACACCTGATGACCTTCGGCCCCTACTCGCGCGACCCCCTGCCGTTCCCGTCGATCGTGGTGGCCAGCCGGAACGATCCGTTCTGCAGCTATGACGTCGCCGAGGATATCGCAGGCGCATGGGGATCGCTGCTCGTCGATGGCGGCGAGATCGGCCACATCAATGCCGAATCAGGCCACGGGCCCTGGCCCGAGGGGCTTCTGGTCTTTGCGAAATTCCTGCAAAAGCTGAGCCCGCCGGCCAACTAG